CTACTCGCATTCACACTcgtatatattgttttttgcACTATTTTGTAAACACGAATAATagagaaaaaacaaaacaataattaatgatataatattaattttcaaTTAAAGGCCATCATTGTAATTTATTTAAGCCTGTGGGAAATAAAAAgtgtaataaataaaaagtgTAATCAATTTTTTAGTATGctcaaaattatatatttataaatattcaaaatttttcATAACATGTTCCAagtcacatttttttttctttcaaaTGAAAACTtgataaatatgtattatatatgtatatatatatatagctgtattttttttatcaatttaaggtttgtaaaataaaaaaatatattgaataTATTCCAATTATTGTAAAGTTTTAGCTATttaaagaataaaataatcatatattctatatatcTTTAACTAAATATcgaaattataataaatacttTATTAATAGTATAATGTTTAATTCTTAAATGGCTGAACAAACTAAGCTTGATGTTTatcctttttctttttaactTTTTCTATGGAACATTGAAACGAAAAATTATGTACAAGCTCATATTATAAAtgttacaaaataaaataaaattcaaaagttatattatcaaatagtaaaataaaataacaattttttaattaaataatttagtaTTTACTACATACATTAATGGGTTGCCTTTTAATTATTACTcatgtatttatatacacattttcatttgcacacacacacatatataatatatagcaTATATCCAgctgataataaaatatagaaacaCCTCTGTTTTATATAACAACACATGAAAAGgccatttataaaattggaaataaatatatatatatatatatatatatatatatatatatatataatattgctgaattatcaaaaaatagtaccagaatttcttttttttccccTTTTAAACATTAACAATATTCCAAATGTAACTGTATTATTACGAATTGTAATAAAACTAATTTTaggttatttaaaaaatacctATACCAGACatatatctttatattttttttgataaggTTAAAAATGCATGTACAATGTCATATCACtttttttcgttattttttaaaaaatcttTACATATCCAAAATAGctaatatgtaatatatatgaccAATTTATTAAAGTCAAACTCATTGCCTTTTCAATATAAACTACACgaaacattttataattttttcccGTTTTTTTCCCGTTTTTTTTCCCGTTTTTTTTCCcgtttttttcgttttttccTAAATATAGTTATGATGGTACATGACGAATAGAAAAGCTATAAACCCTAATGTTCAATCTATTGTTTActttgtatttatatataaacttatttttcttttttattaacaccATTGTTTATTAAGTATGTTGAgtgaataaaatatttctatTATGTTTTACAAATTCGCTATTTTCGAATATTTTGAAACAATTATACACATCTattattcctatatatatatgtatatactagatatatgtataaataacaGTGCTCTCGTTTatgtactttttttatttattatatttttttcataggCCATAATTTAGCAAATTACATTATCTACGACTTTGCAAtcttaatttatatatctacatatatgtataactTAGGCATATagttatttaattatatgatacATGTAGATTAAAAAGGTCATTGCTTTATcacatatttttacaaaacttataaataaaaaaaaaactaaatatAATAGCATCATCTTAAAAACGAAGAAACGAGATATGAATATCTTAAATATTtggatatataaataaatatgtgtatataacACTTGACGTTCCACCAAAtccaaaaaaaacaataatatatatgtacacatatggataaataaaataaatataatgattcCGATAAAGTAAATAACGaaatatacattataaatagaaaactaatgatatacatataaaaaaaaaaaaaaaaatatatagtatagAAGAATTATGCATCTACATATATGCATGGatctttaatttatttatacactTTTTGGTAAACATATAATGTAAGATATATGCAGAATAATATActcaaattaatatttaataattttgttttgtgtacataaaaattaacatatGTATgctcatttatatatatatataagtatgAAAACATAGTATACACACAATACATCAGGATATACATAgatgcacatatatatatggtgaataaaaaataaaaataaaaaaatggataaagaaaataacgaaaattcaaaagaaaaaacgaaaacattcttaaatttatttaaaaagaagaaaaaaaaaaatatagctgaaaatgaaaataatgaaacgaatgaaaatataacagacaatttaataaatacaaattCTAAACAAgttggaaaaaataataatgaaaataaagaaaatgatactaaagttttaaataaaaattcagaATCAGCTGTAGAAaattctaataatattaatgaaagttggaatgatgataaaaatgctGATATATTTCCTCCAATAATTTCCTCAAAATTAAActcaaattataataaatctATTGAACAAAATGAGAAgacaaaaaatgttaataatgaaaaaaaaaaaaataatacaaaaaatgataaaaataaaataagtgaaaaaaattataattcatCTGACCCAAGTAATATTGCTCAAGGGGAAAGTGAAGAACAATCATCATGTgctgaatataataatattgaaaaaaatcaaaataaaaaaaaaacaaaggGAGGTGGAAAAAAAGATAAGAATGAACATAATTCAAATTCGGATAATAACAccaaacatataaaaaacaaatcaAGTCAACCACTTTCTGAAAACAAAAATAGTAAgcataataatgatgataacaAAAATAGGCAAGATAAAACCGGCGAAAAAAACGGCGAAAAAAACGGCGAAAAAAACGGCGAAAAAACCGGCGAAAAAAACGGCGAAAAAAGTGGCGAAAAAAGTGGCGAAAAAAACGGCGAAAAAAATGCCGAAAAAAATGCCGAAAAAGGTGAAGCTTCTAATATTATAACCAACGAAAATACAAAGAgcaaaaagaataaaaaaagtataaaaacGAATGAAAACAATTTAAATTCAACATTAAGTTCAAACCCTATAAATAATAACGATTacaattatacaaaaaacaaaaatgaagatcgaaaaaaaatggaaaaaaaagaaaatttcgatacaaaaaataatactgaCATGTGCAATAGTAATGGGGAAAAtccaaaaaatgaaacagtaaatacaaatatgaataaaaaaagtgaaaatattaaagggaataatgataaaaatataaaaaaaaaagagtcaaataaaacaaatatcgAAAAAAATTCTAACAAAGAAggtgtaaaaaataaaacagaaAATGACATAAAAATTTCAAATGTACAGAAAGAAGTAAGTAGTAGACAAATCTCAGAAAAGGAAATAtatacagaaaaaaaaaaaaaaaaaaaaaataataataatgaaaataaaattaatatttccTCAAATAATGtagaaacaaataaaaaaaaagaagatacatctgatatagaaaataatgaagatcTATCATTGGaagaaatattatatgaaacAACAGAAagatcaaaaatatataatagaaaaaattatGGAATTTTAGGTATATTAAACTCAATAAAATCAAATGATCcacatttaaataaattatcttTAGGAACAGATTTAACAACATTAggattaaatttaaattcaCCAGATTTTATTTTCCCTTCATTTACATCACCCATATCAGATAACCCAACTATGAAAGATGATTATTTTGTGAGACCAgaatcatatataaatactcAATTTCAAGTTCgtttatctttattattaaaactgCAGACAGAAacattattctatattttttataatttaccAAGAGATATTTTACAAGTTTATGCAGCTTCTGAATTGTACATAAGAAAATGGTTATATcatgttatatataaaaaatggttTACTCCTAATactattaataatttaacaCAAATAGAAAAATGTTCTTCTTGGATTTATTTTGATCCAAGCACATggtcaaaaaaaaattataataattttttaaattcaaaagaTATAATGAATGTTGAAGAAGTAACAAAATCAATTGaggaaataattaaaatacaatcttattataacaatattCACCAAAATAATTCAAGTGATAATATCCCATCTTCTTATGAACCCCAAgtcaataatataaatattcctAATTCATCTTAATCAAAAAAGTAGTAAATAAGAAGAAGCATCCAAAGTAGAGACTCCCAACTCCAAAAACACATGTAACCATAtcttaattatattttgtcttTAAATCGGgttatatattatgcataCTTATGCATGTGCatatatcaaaattttatcatcattatatacatttaacagatgaacaaaatagctagttgttaaaataaaaaatatcgtAAAAAACCACATTCGTTttgtttccatttttatagttatttttttttttttttttttatgaaaatccGTTTTGGTAATTTTTAATTGTCTTATGgaatatgcatatgtattgtgtgcattttatttcatctttGATTTCTACCACCTCTTTCATTTTATAgaagtttattttttatcaagtaaatatttatataatgagttgaaaaaataatatacacatACTTGTATGTCTAAAGATTGTGTGTATGGGTTATTATCCCCGAAATAAATACCtcacttttttattatatttttttcacatttattttcttaaaaaataaacatcccgtttttatgtaaaaaaatatttatacctTACACAAATTAACCCATTTTATCATACAACTCATTTTTGCTTATTGTGTGAAATATAATTCCCAATGGGCCTGTAAAATATGTTgacataaattataaaaggGCGAATTTACTTCCGTTTTTTACACCCCCACTTTGAAGCAACATCGTTAGGCAAATTTTAGGCACATTTTAGGCACATTTTAggcacatttttattaacgtTGAAAATAGCCATACTTCACTACTTGCAAACTAAGTGAAAATTATCGGCAGACAATTAAATTTTGATGCCTACCCATGGTATATGACAAGAATTAACGTTTTTAACAAATTGTTAAATatcaagaaaaaaatgaaaaaattgaaaaattgaaaaaaaaattgaaaaaaaattgaaaaaagaataatatgaacaaaCAAATGGATTATCAAACTAATAAAAATTGGAGAAAGATAGAAATTGCATCTTTCCATGGTAAAATGTGTAGAGACATAATTTTTCGAATTATTAAACTTTTTTAAGAAGCACAAAAAAACgataattcattatttacCAATCATATTTGGATATATTATTAGAGCTGCAATATGGAATTGGGccagttattttttttttttgaaatatgtGTTTTAGATAtgaatatgaataaataGAAACATGATCATCAGACCAAATAAATTTAACATTATATGCGcctaatttaattatttcctttacatatatattatgattaaaaatatatttttttatatttttttttttttgtggattatttttttttaaatttgtgCATATATCACAAGCACATTTTAAACGTATATCTTTACTATTACAAGTTAATACATCATCtgaaaaaacatatttattttgaattgAATCAAAACTtaattgtatataatatttattataaatctGTATAGATGGTAAATTTAAGGTAtggttatattttataattgaaATTTCTCTTGTAGCATTCTCAAATATCTCTTCAAGTTTttgaattaaataatgatttTCAGAGGATAGTATAAATGGAAACTTACAATCTTTTTCATCTGAAAATTTACAACCCTTTTCTTTATCCACACTTTCGACATGATCAAAATCAGTATtgttatatacattttttgatacaAGAGGATGAAATGggaattcatatattttgcttatttttttttgtaaagaTTTAATATCAcaattgttaaaaatataatgttttttATCGCAATTAtcacaaataaaataattcatatttataattaaacaaataataggaatattaaaatagttaGACATATTTATTCCTTTTTCGGCATCATTAATAGATAAATCATTTGGAGTAGTAATCATAATAATACCATCGATATGTTCAgattcaaataaatttaaatgtaTATCACTAGTACCTGGTGGCatatcaataattaaataatctAATACACCCCAATTTACATTATGAACAAATTCGCTAATTAATTCGTTTAGTATTGGACCCCTAAAAGAGGCAAAACCCAACTTTTGtttatcttttatatatgcatatgacattaattttacatttttatatatcaaTGGTTCTATTAATGGGATTGTGATATCTTCTTCCTCTTTGTAATCACCtctttcttctttttcatcatcattattttctttttgaCTATcaataatatcattttttttttcttcattttcattatcctCATTTGTATAAGATTCAAATAAACcgctatatattttattattattattttcccttaatttaaaattttcatcatgTCTTTCATCTATTAGGTTAACattattcaaatttttcataatattttttgttttatcaaaaaaataattttcctgaaaactttctttttttaaaaaagtatgATTTTGATCTTGgtcaattatattatttattttttcctgttcataaaatattttattattaataccattttttttttttttttttaaagcttTAAATTTAGCATATGAATGATCAAAAGGCAATAGTGTTGGTAAACTTGGGCCATTAATATCAGCATCTAAAAGACCAACTGTAGCTCcttgtttttttaaataataagcAAAATTaacagaaaaaaatgattttccTACTCCACCTTTACAACTATatactaatataatattttcaattttctttatatttttttttctatcattttcattgaaactaaaaaatgtgatattaatatttatatcttctaTCCAGTCATATGTATtcagtttttttttacactCTGATAATAATTCATCCTTAACAGGACAGGCGGGTGTTGTCAAATTTAAATCAAATTCGATgtcatattttccatttttattttcttttatttttaaattacgAACAAAATTTAGTTCTACTATATTCCTTTTTAAGTCTGGatcatttatttcttttaagcAATCTAAAAttaattccttttttttttttatcttttctatattttttccatataCAAATTCTTCGTCAATTATGTCACTATCCATTTTAATCAAATACACTACAAACAAATAAAGATGAGTAAATATTAACTCCTAAtattgaataaatatatatgttattattttctagCATATTGTTAgctattttatataacaaaacgatttgtatcatttataaaaaaaaaaaaaaaaaaaaaaaaaaaaatgagatatGCTTATTCTTTTATTCGCAAATTAACATTGCAGAATTTTCTTGTTCTTCTCCagaacataatatataagtGTATTTACCCCATGTTATTTATTCAGTTGTATAAAACTTAAGggtttatatattcaaatatgtatatataattttattatttctttatactatgttttttttttttttttttttttttttttttttgaaattatatgcaatattaataaaattttagtAGCAAACATGAAATTAACTCATTACTAATTgactaacatttttattacgACTCTAAGAAATGATATTGAATAAAATAGCTATTTAATATAAAGGACAGAATAACAGAAAACAACATATTGCATATTTATGATATACCTATTCGGGGCGTATGTGCATAACCATTTCTccaaaattaattatataaacaataaaaaaaagttaaaaaaattacaatattatcatgtacatgtacatgtacatatacatacaaaatataattattaataaaggTCCAcattcttttaatatttttttctatacttttttaaaatgataaCTATAATTTgatcaatattttttaaatattatatttgatAAATTGACGCAAATCACAATTCgaaataaaattgtatatttatatttcactatataataacaaaattatatatataaaaggaaaatatgGAGAAAGAAGCAGGGGGAGATGATGCTGATAGTGGCTTAGAGTTTTTTAGAAGTGTAAgcaataaattaatataatattaaaaaatgaaaaattataataaactatattatttttattttataataaaattttcacaTCTCTAACCTTTTCAGTGTCTCtaaattattcatatatacatatatacatatataaatatgtacatataatacacacatataattatttaccTCATTAACATAGATGTATGATAAGTATAGAGATACATTCCTTGAACATATAAATGATTATGCATTAGAAGATCACATAAAAcaacatattttaaaatattataaagtGTTATTTGATTACAATTGTTTAGGTAGGATATGACACTATGTCTATATATCTGTAGAAATGTATGATAAATAtagttataaatatttttacacatttttattttattaggGGGGAAAAATAATAGGGGAATTTTagttatattaatttatgaaTATGTGAAAAATAGAGACATTAATAATTCAGAGTGGGAAAAAGCGGCTTGCTTAGGTTAGTACTTGCCATTTTTAACATAATAGCTTTCGCATTTTGGAAGATTTTGCATTTTGGAAGCTTTTGCATTTtggaatattttatattttggaAAGTTTTTGCATTTTCTTATTTCATTTCTGATCATTTCTTACCATTTCTTATCATTGCTTA
Above is a window of Plasmodium yoelii strain 17X genome assembly, chromosome: 9 DNA encoding:
- a CDS encoding Fe-S cluster assembly protein, putative; the encoded protein is MDSDIIDEEFVYGKNIEKIKKKKELILDCLKEINDPDLKRNIVELNFVRNLKIKENKNGKYDIEFDLNLTTPACPVKDELLSECKKKLNTYDWIEDININITFFSFNENDRKKNIKKIENIILVYSCKGGVGKSFFSVNFAYYLKKQGATVGLLDADINGPSLPTLLPFDHSYAKFKALKKKKKNGINNKIFYEQEKINNIIDQDQNHTFLKKESFQENYFFDKTKNIMKNLNNVNLIDERHDENFKLRENNNNKIYSGLFESYTNEDNENEEKKNDIIDSQKENNDDEKEERGDYKEEEDITIPLIEPLIYKNVKLMSYAYIKDKQKLGFASFRGPILNELISEFVHNVNWGVLDYLIIDMPPGTSDIHLNLFESEHIDGIIMITTPNDLSINDAEKGINMSNYFNIPIICLIINMNYFICDNCDKKHYIFNNCDIKSLQKKISKIYEFPFHPLVSKNVYNNTDFDHVESVDKEKGCKFSDEKDCKFPFILSSENHYLIQKLEEIFENATREISIIKYNHTLNLPSIQIYNKYYIQLSFDSIQNKYVFSDDVLTCNSKDIRLKCACDICTNLKKNNPQKKKNIKKYIFNHNIYVKEIIKLGAYNVKFIWSDDHVSIYSYSYLKHIFQKKKITGPIPYCSSNNISKYDW